One Gimesia aquarii DNA segment encodes these proteins:
- a CDS encoding redoxin domain-containing protein — MSIGRISFLTVFALLISISDSLSAADAPSVELALTFKPIQKDVEIEIPAKSDYSRCKVEVEQGKKSSGWVVYGPNGQILRRFVDTNGDNVVDQWRYFNRGLEVYRDIDSNFNNKVDSSRWMNLAGTRWGIDSDENGEIDEWKMISAEEVTRVAVAALAKNDARAFQTLMITDEELAQSGIKNPFSDKIRESVKGAKQGLSTMLSKTKMITPDTVWVRFDGSMPGLVPADDIKTDKDLHVFENVMAIVDTKGKSGLIQFGELIRVGNNWRLTQVPLPIEGESMQVTEGGVLMQPVAGNAALPTNTTVGLSKEMQSLLDQLQKLDQNSPTPDKGPKAIAKYNADRVVIIEKLIAAAKNEDERAQWIRQMVDGLAAAVQTVGYRDGLKQLQKIRDELQKNSQDQDLVAYVTYRTLLADYSSQLQSTQSDKLRDVQGWWLTQLENFIKKYPNSDDSAEAMLQLAVTQEFSGKVAESKKWYTKLVENHGSSEAGTRGAGALRRMNLAGKELELAGTSLAGGSINAKQYRGKALLVIFWSSWCKPCTEDLPQIQELYKKYHSQGFDVLGINLDATSDLAEAYIKQHKITWAQIHEQGGLESAPARDFGVISLPTMFLVDKSGKVVNRSATVSDLKKALPDLLK; from the coding sequence ATGTCTATTGGTCGAATCTCATTTTTAACAGTGTTCGCGCTTCTTATTTCAATTTCCGACTCGTTGTCGGCAGCAGATGCCCCTTCTGTAGAATTGGCATTAACATTCAAGCCGATTCAGAAAGACGTCGAAATTGAAATCCCGGCAAAGTCGGATTATAGCCGTTGTAAGGTCGAAGTCGAGCAAGGCAAAAAGAGTTCGGGATGGGTTGTCTATGGTCCGAACGGGCAGATATTAAGACGTTTCGTTGATACAAACGGCGACAATGTTGTCGATCAATGGCGATATTTTAATCGCGGCCTGGAAGTATACCGCGATATCGATTCGAACTTTAATAATAAAGTAGATAGCTCGCGCTGGATGAATCTGGCAGGAACTCGCTGGGGCATCGACAGTGATGAAAATGGTGAGATTGATGAATGGAAAATGATCTCTGCCGAAGAAGTGACCAGAGTCGCAGTGGCAGCTTTAGCAAAAAATGACGCGCGTGCATTCCAGACGCTGATGATTACTGATGAAGAGCTTGCCCAATCAGGAATTAAAAACCCTTTTTCAGATAAGATTCGTGAATCCGTGAAGGGGGCCAAACAAGGCCTTTCCACGATGCTTTCCAAAACCAAAATGATTACTCCTGATACGGTTTGGGTTCGCTTTGATGGTTCCATGCCCGGACTGGTCCCTGCCGACGATATCAAAACGGATAAAGATTTACATGTCTTTGAAAATGTAATGGCCATCGTAGATACCAAGGGAAAAAGTGGCTTGATTCAATTTGGCGAGCTGATCCGGGTCGGAAACAACTGGAGACTGACTCAGGTTCCCCTGCCAATCGAAGGGGAATCGATGCAGGTCACCGAAGGGGGAGTCTTGATGCAACCTGTCGCCGGGAATGCTGCTCTGCCCACCAATACAACAGTCGGTCTCTCCAAAGAAATGCAATCCTTATTGGATCAACTACAGAAACTGGACCAAAACAGTCCCACACCAGACAAAGGTCCCAAAGCAATTGCAAAATACAACGCGGATCGAGTTGTAATCATTGAGAAGCTGATTGCCGCTGCCAAAAATGAGGACGAACGAGCACAATGGATCCGGCAGATGGTCGATGGATTAGCGGCAGCCGTCCAGACCGTTGGTTATCGAGATGGTTTAAAACAGTTACAGAAAATCAGAGACGAGCTACAGAAAAATTCACAGGACCAGGATCTGGTCGCTTATGTTACATACCGTACTTTGCTGGCTGATTACAGTTCGCAATTGCAATCAACACAAAGTGACAAACTCCGCGATGTGCAAGGTTGGTGGCTGACTCAGTTAGAAAACTTTATCAAGAAGTATCCGAACTCGGATGATTCAGCAGAAGCCATGCTACAATTGGCAGTCACACAGGAATTCAGTGGGAAAGTCGCTGAATCTAAAAAGTGGTATACCAAACTGGTAGAAAATCATGGCAGTTCGGAGGCAGGTACACGGGGCGCAGGAGCACTGCGTCGAATGAACCTGGCTGGCAAAGAACTCGAATTAGCGGGAACCTCTCTGGCAGGCGGTAGCATTAATGCCAAGCAATATCGAGGCAAAGCACTGCTGGTCATCTTCTGGTCGAGTTGGTGTAAACCATGCACAGAAGATCTGCCACAGATTCAAGAACTTTATAAAAAATACCATAGCCAGGGCTTTGATGTATTGGGAATTAATCTCGATGCGACGTCAGATCTGGCGGAAGCCTACATCAAACAGCACAAAATTACCTGGGCTCAGATTCATGAACAGGGGGGACTGGAAAGTGCTCCCGCGCGTGACTTTGGAGTCATCTCCCTGCCAACAATGTTCCTGGTCGATAAATCTGGTAAGGTTGTTAACCGAAGTGCGACAGTATCTGATCTCAAAAAAGCACTCCCTGATTTACTGAAATAG
- a CDS encoding HisA/HisF-related TIM barrel protein yields the protein MKILPVLDILNQTVVRGVAGQRDNYQSIQSRLTESNQPLDIARALRDEFQISEFYVADLDAIVHGKLNLDLYQNLLDNEFTFLLDCGLRYAADSQPLTSLPGISVVAGLETLAGPQELGQLVEQWGSQQTAFSLDLKQGQPLVSDVPHNEYALIKDPLKIAELSLSQGIQQMILLDLAQVGTGKGTGTEELCYTVRSRYPELRLITGGGIQNCNDLMAQAKLGADAVLVASALHDGRIDREAVLSLI from the coding sequence ATGAAAATTCTGCCTGTCCTGGACATTCTCAATCAAACGGTTGTTCGCGGGGTTGCTGGCCAACGTGATAATTATCAGTCGATTCAAAGTCGTTTGACAGAGTCCAATCAGCCCCTTGATATCGCTCGCGCCTTACGAGACGAATTCCAAATCTCAGAGTTCTATGTTGCTGACCTGGATGCAATCGTTCATGGTAAACTCAATTTGGATCTTTATCAGAATTTGCTTGATAATGAGTTCACATTTCTGCTGGACTGCGGCCTGCGATATGCCGCTGATAGCCAACCGCTCACTTCTCTACCGGGAATTTCGGTTGTGGCTGGTTTGGAAACTTTGGCCGGGCCTCAAGAGTTGGGACAATTGGTCGAGCAGTGGGGTTCGCAGCAGACTGCCTTTAGTCTCGATCTCAAACAGGGACAGCCCCTTGTTAGCGATGTGCCTCATAACGAATATGCATTGATCAAAGATCCGTTGAAAATCGCAGAGTTGAGTCTCAGTCAGGGAATTCAGCAGATGATCTTGTTGGATCTGGCACAAGTTGGCACGGGGAAGGGGACGGGAACAGAAGAGCTCTGCTACACAGTACGCAGTCGCTACCCGGAATTGCGATTGATTACCGGTGGGGGGATTCAAAACTGTAACGATCTCATGGCGCAGGCCAAACTTGGCGCGGATGCGGTTCTGGTTGCGTCTGCGCTACACGATGGTCGAATCGACAGAGAAGCAGTTCTTTCACTGATTTAA
- a CDS encoding GNAT family N-acetyltransferase, which produces MMELFEADLTNAQHAHAVVFLLNSYASSPEGGGKPLPDEVQENLANALQKRPEAVVVLAFEDEEPVGLVICMEGFSTFSCKPLMNIHDVFVAATFRGQGVSRRLFERVEDIAKARGCCKLTLEVLEGNQVAQAAYSKFGFSGYELDPQMGRALFWEKKL; this is translated from the coding sequence CTGATGGAACTATTCGAAGCAGATCTGACAAACGCACAACATGCCCATGCGGTCGTTTTTTTGTTAAACAGTTATGCCAGTAGTCCTGAAGGAGGCGGCAAACCACTACCCGATGAGGTACAGGAAAATCTTGCCAACGCATTGCAAAAACGGCCTGAAGCGGTCGTGGTATTAGCATTTGAAGACGAAGAGCCTGTTGGACTGGTAATTTGTATGGAAGGCTTTTCGACATTTTCCTGTAAACCGCTCATGAATATCCATGATGTTTTTGTGGCAGCGACATTCCGAGGACAAGGTGTATCAAGACGACTATTTGAACGAGTCGAAGACATTGCCAAAGCGCGCGGATGCTGTAAACTGACTTTGGAAGTTTTAGAAGGAAATCAGGTTGCTCAAGCCGCTTATTCGAAATTCGGATTCTCTGGCTACGAACTCGACCCTCAAATGGGGCGGGCACTGTTCTGGGAAAAGAAGCTCTAA
- a CDS encoding carbohydrate kinase family protein, with translation MKHDVVGVGTVVVDHLVLLSQHPEQDAKTNIISDAYQIGGPVPTAQVLLSRFGKACAFIGSWGDDQYGPLIEQDLATENLNLEASRMLAGTRSGYAQVWIDEQAGTRTIACYRPQSCLQPDELDLKLIQRAKAIHLDGWPEKTCFAAAKIARQAGVKVCLDAGSLKPGMEQLIPYLNVMNCPRRFLTEYLQTDDIHTGGRALLEQGPELVTITDGTQGAWLFTNEVCLHSAALPVLSLDTTGAGDVFSGALIYGILEAWPLDRTLKFACITAALKCERLGNRDALPKLAEIEAVLQTRDLPLSRWD, from the coding sequence ATGAAGCATGATGTTGTCGGGGTGGGTACCGTTGTCGTCGATCACCTGGTTCTTTTATCTCAACATCCCGAGCAGGATGCCAAAACAAATATTATCAGCGACGCCTATCAGATAGGTGGTCCTGTACCAACGGCACAGGTTCTGTTATCACGCTTCGGAAAAGCGTGTGCCTTCATAGGCAGTTGGGGTGATGATCAATATGGCCCTCTCATCGAGCAAGATCTGGCCACGGAAAATCTCAATTTGGAAGCCAGTCGGATGTTAGCAGGAACCCGCTCGGGTTATGCACAAGTCTGGATTGACGAACAGGCGGGAACACGCACAATTGCCTGCTATCGCCCCCAGTCCTGTCTACAACCAGATGAGCTGGATCTAAAGCTCATCCAACGGGCCAAAGCAATCCATCTGGATGGTTGGCCAGAAAAAACCTGCTTCGCTGCCGCGAAGATAGCAAGGCAGGCAGGCGTCAAAGTTTGTCTGGATGCAGGTTCTTTAAAGCCAGGCATGGAACAGCTGATTCCTTATTTGAACGTTATGAATTGCCCCCGGCGATTTCTGACTGAGTATCTGCAAACCGATGATATTCACACAGGGGGGAGAGCACTTCTCGAACAGGGACCAGAACTAGTCACCATTACCGATGGTACTCAAGGTGCGTGGCTCTTCACAAACGAAGTATGCTTACACAGTGCAGCACTGCCGGTTCTCTCACTCGATACAACCGGTGCGGGAGATGTATTCTCCGGTGCTTTGATCTATGGCATCTTGGAAGCATGGCCCCTGGATCGTACCTTGAAGTTTGCCTGTATCACGGCGGCACTCAAATGCGAGCGGCTGGGAAATCGAGATGCACTACCCAAGCTAGCTGAAATTGAAGCCGTTTTGCAAACTAGGGACTTGCCTCTTTCACGATGGGATTGA
- a CDS encoding fumarylacetoacetate hydrolase family protein yields MKLAKVLLSSGERHVAIVEENQVRLLDLTQVENCHRLSDILYAPDPAGLANFLIDTELPPVPFNQLEFLAPLDHQEVWAAGVTYKRSQVARMEESEAAASHYDQVYTADRPELFFKATPSRVCGPNQPVRVRYDSQWSVPEPELALVVSPDLRLVGYTIGNDMSARDIEGENPLYLPQAKLYKQCCGLGPCILLHEKPLPREETKITLVIERGGEEVFQGTTSIEEMARGLEDLIEWLGKENEFPLGAILLTGTGIVPPDEFTLEDRDIVSIEINGIGTLINPIVKEASP; encoded by the coding sequence ATGAAACTCGCTAAAGTTTTATTGTCAAGCGGAGAACGGCACGTTGCCATCGTGGAAGAGAATCAGGTTCGACTTCTGGATCTCACTCAGGTTGAAAACTGCCATCGACTATCGGACATTTTGTATGCTCCTGATCCTGCAGGGCTCGCAAATTTTCTGATCGACACCGAGTTACCTCCAGTGCCATTTAACCAACTGGAATTTCTGGCTCCCCTTGATCATCAGGAAGTCTGGGCCGCTGGGGTGACGTATAAACGCAGTCAGGTAGCACGAATGGAAGAATCGGAAGCTGCTGCTTCACACTACGATCAGGTTTACACAGCAGATCGCCCCGAACTCTTTTTCAAAGCGACTCCCAGCCGCGTCTGCGGACCGAATCAACCGGTGCGTGTGCGTTATGATAGCCAATGGTCCGTACCAGAACCCGAGTTAGCTTTGGTGGTCTCACCCGATTTAAGGCTGGTGGGCTATACCATCGGCAACGACATGTCTGCCAGAGATATCGAAGGAGAAAACCCGCTTTATCTTCCCCAGGCAAAACTCTACAAACAGTGTTGCGGGCTTGGTCCATGTATCTTGTTGCATGAGAAGCCTTTACCACGCGAGGAAACCAAAATCACACTCGTCATTGAACGCGGTGGGGAAGAAGTGTTTCAGGGTACTACTTCCATTGAGGAAATGGCCCGGGGACTTGAAGATTTGATTGAATGGCTAGGCAAAGAAAATGAGTTTCCTCTAGGTGCGATTTTATTAACTGGGACCGGGATTGTACCCCCAGATGAATTCACTCTTGAAGACCGTGACATTGTTTCTATCGAAATCAACGGGATTGGAACCCTCATCAATCCCATCGTGAAAGAGGCAAGTCCCTAG
- a CDS encoding RluA family pseudouridine synthase — MMSDEVSSPPELSSEPIEITVEARAHGWRIDHYLSRLYPNYTRVLFQKAIKQEAVLVNGLPVKAARRMRVNDRVSIRLPEMPDNQLPPEDIPLDIIYEDEAIAVINKPSDMIVHPGKGNYAGTLAGALQHHFDQLSDVAGQFRPGIVHRLDRNTSGLLVVAKDNQVHARLSAQFEKREVQKEYRAIVWGRLEFDSDFIETFMCVHPRHREKMIVCDEGGNARDAFTYYETIRRYKAFSHVRLKPRTGRTHQLRVHMQHIGHSIVADRVYGGRTALKINDLNVHAEIDAEAGENDLLISRQALHAFCLEFNHPQSGKPMTFEAPLPEDMELTLAALDQYQKDE, encoded by the coding sequence ATGATGTCTGACGAAGTTTCGTCACCTCCTGAACTCTCGAGTGAGCCGATTGAAATTACAGTTGAGGCACGCGCTCATGGTTGGCGGATAGACCACTATCTAAGTCGCCTGTATCCGAATTACACACGCGTCTTATTTCAGAAAGCTATCAAACAGGAGGCCGTTCTCGTCAATGGCTTACCTGTGAAAGCAGCCCGGCGGATGCGCGTCAATGATCGTGTTTCAATCCGCTTGCCAGAAATGCCCGATAATCAGTTGCCACCGGAAGATATTCCTCTCGACATCATCTATGAAGATGAAGCGATTGCCGTCATCAATAAACCGTCTGATATGATTGTGCATCCGGGAAAAGGGAATTATGCGGGGACGTTGGCGGGAGCACTGCAACACCATTTCGATCAGTTAAGTGATGTTGCCGGTCAGTTTCGTCCAGGAATTGTCCATCGGCTGGATCGGAATACCAGTGGTTTGCTGGTGGTTGCGAAAGACAATCAGGTACATGCACGATTGAGTGCACAATTTGAGAAACGCGAAGTACAGAAGGAATACCGGGCAATCGTCTGGGGGCGCCTCGAATTTGACAGCGATTTCATTGAGACCTTTATGTGTGTGCATCCACGTCACCGGGAAAAGATGATTGTTTGTGACGAGGGTGGTAATGCCCGTGATGCGTTTACGTATTATGAAACCATCAGGCGTTACAAAGCGTTTTCTCATGTCCGGCTGAAACCACGTACTGGCCGCACGCATCAATTGCGAGTTCATATGCAACATATTGGCCACTCAATTGTTGCCGACCGTGTCTATGGAGGCCGCACTGCTTTAAAAATCAATGACCTGAATGTCCATGCTGAAATTGATGCAGAAGCAGGTGAAAACGATCTATTAATCAGCCGCCAGGCGCTGCATGCATTTTGTTTGGAATTTAACCACCCTCAGAGTGGAAAACCAATGACGTTTGAGGCACCATTACCTGAAGACATGGAACTTACACTCGCTGCGTTAGACCAATACCAGAAGGACGAATGA
- a CDS encoding tetratricopeptide repeat protein, whose protein sequence is MKSEHRHELQTNDLGKLMAQAEPFMEKYGMKIAVAVGAVLVLIIGYFAWSASATSQNAEGWTRLAACASTADYENVAEDFAGTEVAEWALVNAAESHLQSGIRNMFTDRKAGNRELEDAKEQFQQLLDSSSTIPAIRERALFGLARTEESTSDGDLKNATELYKKLIQEFPDSIFRKLAEQRVKPVKGEKVAVLENENTQKFYKWFHAQDPKPGDRQRPGFNLPMPGTNPGSGGNAKKDSSGLPKLPPLNIPGLPEPLTSGSDDKKSPDSTTPAKEEPESADKPATPKDTDKPAESSQEKPKSEPATEKKP, encoded by the coding sequence ATGAAGAGCGAACATAGACACGAACTGCAAACGAACGACCTCGGTAAATTAATGGCTCAGGCAGAGCCATTTATGGAAAAGTATGGAATGAAAATCGCCGTGGCTGTGGGTGCTGTTCTCGTGTTGATCATCGGATACTTTGCCTGGTCTGCCAGTGCGACTTCCCAAAATGCAGAAGGTTGGACCCGTTTAGCCGCCTGTGCATCAACGGCAGATTATGAAAACGTGGCCGAAGATTTTGCCGGAACAGAAGTCGCAGAATGGGCTCTGGTTAATGCGGCTGAAAGTCACCTGCAATCCGGGATTCGAAATATGTTTACGGACCGAAAGGCCGGTAACCGAGAGTTGGAAGATGCAAAAGAGCAATTTCAGCAACTGTTGGACTCGTCTTCCACAATACCCGCCATTCGTGAAAGGGCTCTCTTTGGACTGGCCAGGACGGAGGAATCTACGTCGGACGGTGACCTCAAAAATGCAACCGAACTTTATAAAAAGTTGATCCAGGAATTTCCTGATTCCATCTTCCGAAAATTGGCTGAGCAACGCGTCAAGCCGGTTAAAGGTGAAAAAGTAGCCGTGTTGGAGAATGAGAATACTCAGAAATTTTATAAATGGTTTCATGCACAAGATCCTAAACCCGGAGATCGACAGAGACCCGGCTTTAATTTGCCGATGCCTGGTACGAATCCTGGAAGTGGCGGGAATGCCAAGAAGGATTCTTCCGGATTGCCGAAGCTACCTCCTCTGAATATTCCCGGGCTGCCTGAGCCTCTGACTTCAGGATCGGATGATAAAAAATCACCGGACTCAACGACGCCTGCGAAAGAAGAACCTGAGTCTGCTGACAAACCGGCTACTCCTAAGGACACTGACAAACCAGCAGAGTCTTCACAAGAGAAGCCGAAGTCGGAACCAGCGACTGAAAAGAAACCATGA
- a CDS encoding DUF1559 domain-containing protein, whose translation MPYVNQARLAARKSTSKNNMKQIGLALHNYHETHGFLPPGGVIREDGTAMNGWLTMIRPYMDASPDYNRLDLNESWESPRNVDIFEIALPYYLNPNVRENYTTTGYGLTHYLGNPNLLYRNSSVQFEQMQNGLAHTWMSGEIGGNYHPWSYPFNWRSLGVKLCVGPESFGEPDWKGGQLLMADGRVSFFSEETSPEILRRLANAPPVATKTQTAAPQIIFETCVSY comes from the coding sequence ATGCCATATGTTAATCAAGCCAGACTAGCTGCCCGCAAATCTACATCAAAAAATAACATGAAACAAATCGGGCTCGCACTCCATAACTACCATGAAACACATGGATTTTTGCCGCCCGGAGGTGTTATACGTGAGGATGGCACCGCCATGAATGGTTGGCTCACGATGATCAGGCCCTATATGGATGCGAGTCCTGATTACAACAGGCTCGATTTGAATGAATCGTGGGAGAGTCCTCGTAATGTTGATATCTTTGAAATAGCCCTGCCTTATTACTTGAATCCAAATGTAAGAGAAAATTATACAACGACTGGTTATGGACTAACCCATTATTTGGGGAACCCTAATTTGTTATACCGAAATAGTTCTGTTCAATTTGAACAAATGCAGAATGGTCTTGCCCATACCTGGATGTCGGGTGAGATCGGAGGAAATTATCATCCTTGGAGCTATCCTTTTAATTGGCGATCACTAGGCGTAAAGCTATGTGTGGGACCAGAGAGTTTTGGAGAACCTGACTGGAAGGGCGGGCAACTACTCATGGCGGATGGTCGTGTTTCTTTCTTTTCAGAAGAAACATCGCCTGAAATATTAAGACGCCTCGCTAACGCCCCACCAGTTGCTACGAAAACGCAAACAGCGGCACCTCAAATAATCTTTGAAACATGCGTTTCTTACTAG
- a CDS encoding DUF1559 domain-containing protein translates to MKWQRWITIGIILGILLLMFGLLMPAVYRARVDARKMTSKNNLKQIWLALSNYHDTHRCLPPGGVIREDGTAMNGWFMMLMPYLDSNPFSTWINYNKSWNSPDNLPVYEISTYIFRIPGEELSLTNSGYGLTNYLGNPNLFNRNSCVSLKQMKNGTTHTWMAGEVAGNYQPWGYPFNWRPLGTKLCTGPDAFGYPAWNGGHLLMADGRVSFFSQDTSPEIFKRFSEAPPVATEEQTARPSKVFQIGDFHWERVDLQADAKGKNKYLVEILRSSVGTPLAIYLYYAENRTSRYADTLHYLLQIDATTDIAKALESTTLSKAATPEQFQANVKTLQAIQKQLQ, encoded by the coding sequence ATGAAATGGCAACGTTGGATTACGATTGGAATCATCTTAGGTATTTTACTTTTGATGTTTGGCTTACTCATGCCGGCGGTTTATCGGGCTAGAGTAGATGCACGCAAGATGACCTCAAAAAATAATCTGAAGCAAATTTGGCTGGCTCTCTCTAACTACCATGATACACATAGGTGTTTGCCACCTGGAGGCGTCATACGCGAGGATGGCACCGCTATGAATGGTTGGTTTATGATGCTGATGCCTTATCTTGATTCTAATCCCTTCTCTACTTGGATTAATTATAACAAATCTTGGAACAGTCCAGACAATTTACCAGTCTATGAAATTTCAACTTATATATTTAGGATTCCTGGTGAGGAACTGAGTCTTACCAATTCAGGTTATGGTTTGACAAATTATTTGGGCAATCCTAATTTGTTCAATCGAAATAGTTGCGTTTCCTTGAAACAGATGAAGAACGGAACTACTCATACTTGGATGGCGGGAGAAGTTGCAGGAAATTATCAGCCATGGGGTTATCCATTTAACTGGCGGCCCTTGGGAACTAAACTCTGTACGGGACCGGATGCTTTCGGATACCCAGCTTGGAACGGTGGTCATCTACTCATGGCTGATGGCAGAGTTTCTTTCTTTTCACAGGATACTTCTCCTGAAATCTTCAAACGTTTTTCCGAAGCACCTCCTGTCGCCACGGAAGAACAAACTGCGCGACCCTCGAAAGTATTTCAGATAGGTGATTTTCATTGGGAACGTGTTGATCTGCAAGCTGATGCCAAAGGTAAGAATAAATATCTCGTAGAAATCTTACGCAGCTCTGTAGGAACACCGCTGGCTATCTATTTGTACTACGCTGAAAATCGCACATCTCGGTATGCTGATACTCTCCATTATTTGTTACAGATTGATGCCACAACAGACATTGCAAAAGCATTAGAGTCAACAACTCTGTCCAAAGCAGCAACGCCTGAACAATTTCAAGCGAATGTGAAAACACTGCAAGCGATTCAGAAACAATTACAGTAA
- a CDS encoding DUF1559 domain-containing protein — MMAWQRWVTVGIILCILLLVFALLMPAIYHGREAARRSTSKNNLKQIGLALHNYQEAYRCLPMGGGIREDDVAMNGWLTMIMPFTDASPDYNSLDLDEPWDSPANVEVFQRVRPVFLNPSVPELFTSTGFGLTHYLGNPNLFYQNSSVQFDQMQNGLAHTWMAGEVAGNYQPWSYPFNWRALGAKLCDGPDSYGCLPWSGGHLLFADGSVSFFSNKTSSKILKRFADAPPIATKEQIEAPSKIFQTGLYHWSRIDLQTNPQSRIKYFVNVLRNEAGAALVIRIFTYEKFELTEAEKKEPRALEFSLPELLLQIDSTTDIRKALESTSLFKTASPEQFQANVKTLKALQKQLQ, encoded by the coding sequence ATGATGGCATGGCAACGCTGGGTTACTGTCGGAATCATCTTGTGCATTTTACTTTTGGTGTTCGCCTTACTCATGCCGGCCATTTATCATGGCAGAGAAGCTGCCCGTAGGTCGACTTCAAAAAATAATTTGAAGCAAATTGGATTAGCACTCCATAACTACCAGGAGGCATATCGATGTCTGCCAATGGGTGGAGGGATTCGTGAGGACGATGTTGCGATGAATGGCTGGCTTACGATGATCATGCCGTTTACGGATGCCAGCCCTGATTATAATAGTCTGGATTTAGATGAACCTTGGGATAGTCCAGCTAATGTTGAAGTCTTTCAAAGAGTTCGCCCTGTTTTTCTGAACCCAAGCGTGCCAGAACTTTTCACAAGCACTGGCTTTGGATTAACTCATTATTTGGGAAATCCAAATTTGTTCTATCAAAACAGTTCTGTTCAATTTGACCAAATGCAGAATGGTCTCGCTCACACTTGGATGGCAGGAGAAGTCGCAGGAAACTATCAGCCCTGGAGCTACCCTTTTAATTGGCGTGCACTAGGTGCCAAACTCTGCGATGGCCCTGACAGTTATGGCTGTCTTCCCTGGAGTGGAGGGCATTTACTATTTGCTGATGGCAGTGTTTCTTTTTTTTCAAACAAAACATCTTCCAAAATTTTGAAACGCTTTGCGGATGCACCACCTATCGCGACAAAGGAACAAATTGAAGCGCCCTCAAAAATCTTTCAAACAGGTCTGTACCATTGGAGTCGCATTGATTTGCAGACAAATCCTCAAAGCAGAATCAAATATTTTGTAAATGTGCTACGAAATGAAGCCGGTGCAGCGTTGGTAATACGTATTTTTACTTATGAAAAATTCGAATTGACTGAAGCAGAAAAAAAGGAGCCTAGAGCGTTGGAATTTAGTCTTCCTGAATTATTATTACAAATCGATTCCACCACAGACATTCGCAAAGCATTAGAATCAACTTCGCTGTTCAAAACAGCTTCTCCTGAACAATTTCAAGCGAATGTCAAAACGCTTAAAGCACTTCAGAAACAGTTACAGTAA
- a CDS encoding pyridoxamine 5'-phosphate oxidase family protein, which yields MSREFQFNPTNVNTILDESWRQLKEAAESETHPWRLGNLATLSEDRPRVRSVVLRDVQTEARELICYTDQRSDKVNEIKASPRVEWMAYDSVTRVQIRLRGVASIHTNDARSEQHWRESSPEHRRGYITISAPGTKVESAVPNLPDYLFDRLPNDEEAQLGYENFAVIVCRIDYLDWLQLRRNGHLAAQFLWTDKWEGHWKYA from the coding sequence ATGAGTAGAGAATTTCAGTTTAATCCCACAAATGTCAACACGATTTTAGATGAGTCCTGGCGACAACTGAAAGAGGCCGCAGAGAGCGAGACACATCCCTGGCGGCTGGGTAATTTAGCGACCCTATCAGAAGATCGGCCACGGGTTCGCTCTGTGGTTCTGCGTGACGTTCAGACGGAAGCACGGGAACTAATTTGTTATACCGATCAACGGTCTGATAAAGTGAACGAGATCAAAGCGTCTCCCCGGGTCGAGTGGATGGCATACGACTCGGTGACGCGCGTGCAAATCCGGTTAAGAGGCGTCGCTTCAATTCATACCAATGATGCCCGCTCTGAACAACATTGGCGTGAGAGCAGCCCTGAGCATCGTCGTGGATATATTACAATTTCCGCACCAGGAACGAAAGTGGAAAGTGCCGTTCCTAACCTTCCCGATTATCTCTTCGACAGGTTGCCGAACGACGAAGAAGCGCAACTGGGATATGAAAATTTTGCGGTCATCGTTTGCCGGATTGATTATCTTGACTGGTTACAACTAAGACGAAACGGCCATCTCGCGGCACAGTTTTTATGGACTGACAAATGGGAAGGTCATTGGAAATATGCTTGA